The proteins below come from a single Fusobacterium sp. JB019 genomic window:
- the iolE gene encoding myo-inosose-2 dehydratase: MNLNKANIKLGIAPIAWTNDDLPELGKENTFEQCVSEMALAGFTGSEVGNKYPKDTNILKEKLQIRGVEICNAWFSTFFAAGKEEETIEEFKKHRDFLHEMGAKVIGCSEQTYSIQGLDKAIFEEKPCFTKEEWNRVFEGYNKLAKLAAEKGMKVSLHHHMGTGVQTPEEVKIFMEGTNEDVYLLFDSGHIYYSEGSQEATEKLLKDYIERIAHIHLKDVRDEVVEEIKSKKGSFLEGVKKGTFTVPGDGNINFEPLFKIIGDADYKGWMVVEAEQDPALANPFEYALKARKFISEKTGL; this comes from the coding sequence ATGAATTTAAATAAAGCTAATATAAAATTAGGGATAGCTCCAATAGCTTGGACAAATGATGATTTACCAGAATTAGGAAAAGAAAATACTTTTGAACAATGTGTTTCAGAAATGGCTTTAGCTGGATTTACAGGAAGTGAGGTAGGAAATAAATATCCTAAAGATACTAATATTTTAAAAGAAAAATTACAAATCAGAGGAGTTGAAATTTGTAATGCTTGGTTTAGTACTTTCTTTGCAGCAGGAAAAGAAGAAGAAACAATTGAAGAATTTAAAAAACATAGAGATTTTTTACATGAAATGGGAGCAAAAGTAATAGGATGTTCAGAGCAAACATATAGTATTCAAGGGTTAGATAAAGCTATATTTGAAGAAAAACCTTGTTTTACTAAAGAAGAATGGAATAGAGTTTTTGAAGGATATAATAAACTAGCTAAATTAGCAGCTGAAAAAGGAATGAAAGTATCTCTTCATCATCATATGGGAACAGGAGTTCAAACTCCAGAAGAAGTTAAAATATTTATGGAAGGAACAAATGAAGATGTATACTTATTATTTGATTCAGGACATATTTATTATTCAGAAGGATCTCAAGAAGCTACTGAAAAATTATTAAAAGATTATATTGAGAGAATAGCTCATATACATTTAAAAGATGTTAGAGATGAAGTGGTAGAAGAAATAAAATCTAAAAAAGGTTCTTTTTTAGAAGGAGTAAAGAAAGGAACATTTACAGTTCCAGGAGATGGAAATATAAACTTTGAACCATTATTTAAAATTATTGGAGATGCAGATTATAAAGGATGGATGGTAGTTGAAGCGGAGCAAGATCCAGCTTTAGCTAATCCATTTGAATATGCACTAAAGGCTAGAAAATTTATATCAGAAAAAACAGGATTATAA
- the iolG gene encoding inositol 2-dehydrogenase, whose translation MLNLGVIGLGRIGKVHIESITTRVRGAKVKAVAEPFLNDEGREFAKKHGIENVYTDYKEILKDKEIDAVVICSSTNTHANISKEAALAGKHVFCEKPIDHDLEKIKEVIKTVEETKVKYQVGFNRRFDHNFRAIKDAVLAGKVGEPQIIKVTSRDPEAPPVEYVKVSGGIFLDMTIHDFDMMRFLSGSEVEEVYAVGGALINKEIGEAGDIDTAIITLNFASGAMGVIDNSREAAYGYDQRAEVFGSKGAIETKNDSNSTAVISTKDGVTGEKPLYFFLERYMASFSQEMQEFVDAIINDTETPVTVMDGLKPVLIGIAAKKSLVEKRPVKISEIM comes from the coding sequence ATGTTAAATTTAGGAGTTATCGGATTAGGAAGAATAGGAAAAGTTCATATAGAAAGTATTACTACTCGTGTTAGAGGAGCTAAAGTTAAAGCTGTTGCTGAACCTTTTCTTAATGATGAAGGAAGAGAATTTGCAAAAAAACATGGAATAGAAAATGTATATACAGATTATAAAGAAATATTAAAGGATAAAGAAATAGATGCTGTTGTAATATGTTCTTCGACAAATACTCATGCAAATATTTCGAAAGAAGCAGCTCTTGCAGGGAAACATGTTTTCTGTGAAAAGCCTATAGATCATGATTTAGAAAAAATAAAAGAAGTTATTAAGACAGTAGAAGAAACTAAAGTTAAGTATCAAGTTGGTTTTAATAGAAGATTTGATCATAATTTTAGAGCTATAAAAGATGCAGTATTAGCAGGTAAAGTAGGAGAACCTCAAATTATAAAAGTTACTTCAAGAGATCCTGAAGCTCCACCAGTAGAATATGTAAAAGTTTCAGGAGGAATATTTTTAGATATGACAATTCATGATTTTGATATGATGAGATTTTTATCAGGAAGTGAAGTAGAAGAAGTTTACGCAGTAGGGGGAGCTCTTATAAATAAAGAAATAGGAGAAGCTGGAGATATAGATACAGCTATAATAACTTTAAATTTTGCTAGTGGAGCAATGGGAGTTATTGATAACTCAAGAGAAGCAGCCTATGGTTATGATCAAAGAGCTGAAGTTTTTGGTTCAAAAGGAGCAATTGAAACTAAGAATGATTCTAATTCTACAGCAGTTATTTCTACTAAGGATGGGGTAACAGGAGAAAAACCATTATATTTCTTTTTAGAAAGATATATGGCTTCATTCTCTCAAGAAATGCAAGAATTTGTTGATGCTATAATTAATGATACTGAAACACCTGTAACAGTAATGGATGGATTGAAACCAGTATTAATAGGAATTGCAGCTAAAAAATCTTTAGTTGAAAAAAGACCTGTTAAAATTAGTGAAATAATGTAA
- the iolC gene encoding 5-dehydro-2-deoxygluconokinase → MIKFDQTKPLDIIPIGRATIDLNPTDVHKPLNESSNFNKYVGGSPANIAVGLARLGKKVGFIGKVSDDQFGTYVIDYFKNDGIDTNHIYRAKNGENLGLTFTEIKSPTESSILMYRNNVADLELDPSEIDEEYIKSAKGIVISGTALAKSPSREACFKAITFAKKHGTKVIFDIDYREYTWKSKDEISIYYSLVGKQSDIVIGSEEEFELMEYVMNPDDKTDKAVAKRWFDYGNEIVVIKHGKEGSEAFVKEDNTSYKIKPFPVKLLKSFGGGDAYGSALIYGLLEGWEVIDALEFGSASAAMLVASHSCSADMPSVDAIKEFIRKEKEEYGEMIARY, encoded by the coding sequence ATGATAAAATTTGACCAAACAAAACCACTTGATATTATACCTATTGGTAGAGCAACAATAGATTTAAATCCCACAGATGTTCATAAACCATTGAACGAAAGTTCAAATTTTAATAAATATGTTGGAGGATCACCAGCAAATATAGCTGTAGGTCTTGCAAGATTAGGTAAAAAAGTAGGATTTATAGGAAAAGTTTCTGATGATCAATTTGGAACTTATGTTATTGATTATTTTAAAAATGATGGAATAGATACTAATCATATATATAGAGCTAAAAATGGAGAAAATTTAGGATTAACTTTTACAGAAATAAAAAGTCCAACTGAAAGTTCTATTCTTATGTATAGAAATAACGTTGCTGATTTAGAATTAGATCCATCAGAAATAGATGAAGAATATATAAAAAGTGCGAAGGGAATTGTTATTTCAGGAACTGCACTAGCAAAAAGTCCTTCAAGAGAAGCTTGTTTTAAAGCTATAACTTTTGCAAAGAAACATGGAACAAAAGTTATATTTGATATTGACTATAGAGAATATACTTGGAAATCAAAAGATGAAATTTCAATTTATTATTCATTAGTAGGAAAACAAAGTGATATAGTTATTGGTTCAGAAGAAGAATTTGAATTAATGGAATATGTTATGAATCCTGATGATAAGACAGATAAGGCAGTAGCTAAGAGATGGTTTGATTATGGAAATGAAATAGTAGTAATTAAACATGGGAAAGAAGGGTCTGAAGCTTTTGTGAAAGAAGATAATACTAGTTATAAAATTAAACCATTCCCAGTTAAGCTATTAAAATCATTTGGTGGTGGAGATGCTTATGGATCAGCTTTAATTTATGGATTATTAGAAGGATGGGAAGTTATAGATGCTTTAGAATTTGGAAGTGCTTCTGCTGCTATGCTTGTAGCAAGTCATAGTTGTTCAGCTGATATGCCTTCAGTTGATGCTATCAAAGAATTTATAAGAAAAGAAAAAGAAGAATATGGAGAAATGATAGCAAGATATTAA
- the recG gene encoding ATP-dependent DNA helicase RecG: MDKYNEIFNKLKEKEFNITSRELKNLNSLGISTIQELLYYFPRAYDDRTNIKKIGELKGDEYVVLKVKFLTVTTPFLPSRMKMTKARATDGTGIMDVVWFRMPYLAKTLKIGEDYIIIGNVKRGYNFQMINPEYKKISNQKTLVSGEILPIYSSKKNFSQNNLRKILKKALKNYKDYFQENIPSDILQKYKILDRKKALDTIHFPKNKKLLEEAKRRFAIEELLVLELGILENKYKEGNLKKRKYSISEKKELVKEYLKNLNFKLTNAQKKVITEIYKELNSGYSINRLIQGDVGSGKTIVSIILLLYIIENGYQGVIMAPTEILAVQHFLSVKDDFRDIGIEVELLTGSVKGKKREKILSKIKAEEVSLVIGTHALIEDNVEFKKLGLIVIDEQHRFGVVQRKRLRDKGILSNLLVMSATPIPRSLALSIYGDLDVSVIDELPPGRQPIKTKWINNDGDLEKAYSFIRKKLVQGRQAYFVVPLIEDSDKISAKSVEEYKVEIENRFSNFSIGILHGKMKNDDKYNVMKKFKNREIDILLSTTVVEVGINVPNATIISIINSERFGLSSLHQLRGRVGRGEYQSYCFLISRTENDNSKARMKIMEKTNDGFEIAEEDLRIRKSGEIFGIKQSGLSDLKFIDITQDVKTIKQVKEICENYLELTQGKIENPYLKKDIEEKFV; encoded by the coding sequence ATGGATAAATATAATGAAATCTTTAATAAATTAAAAGAAAAAGAATTTAATATAACTTCTAGAGAGTTAAAGAATTTAAATTCTTTAGGAATAAGTACAATACAAGAACTATTATATTATTTTCCTAGGGCCTATGATGATAGAACTAATATTAAAAAAATTGGAGAATTAAAAGGGGATGAATATGTAGTTTTAAAAGTTAAATTTTTAACAGTAACAACTCCTTTTTTACCATCTAGAATGAAAATGACAAAAGCAAGGGCAACAGATGGTACAGGAATAATGGATGTTGTTTGGTTTAGAATGCCATATTTAGCTAAAACTTTAAAAATAGGAGAAGATTATATAATTATAGGAAATGTAAAAAGAGGGTATAATTTTCAAATGATAAATCCAGAATATAAAAAAATATCAAATCAAAAAACATTGGTCTCAGGTGAAATATTACCTATATATAGTTCCAAAAAGAATTTTTCTCAAAATAATCTTAGAAAAATTTTAAAAAAAGCATTGAAAAATTATAAAGATTATTTTCAAGAAAATATTCCTTCTGATATTTTACAAAAATATAAAATATTAGATAGGAAAAAAGCTTTGGATACTATTCACTTTCCTAAAAATAAAAAATTATTAGAAGAAGCAAAGAGAAGATTTGCAATAGAAGAATTATTAGTTTTAGAACTAGGAATTTTAGAAAATAAATATAAAGAAGGCAATTTAAAAAAGAGAAAATATAGTATTAGCGAAAAAAAAGAACTAGTTAAAGAATATTTAAAAAATCTGAATTTTAAACTAACCAATGCCCAAAAAAAAGTGATAACAGAGATATATAAAGAACTAAATAGTGGATATTCAATAAATAGGTTAATTCAAGGAGATGTTGGAAGTGGAAAAACCATAGTATCTATAATTTTATTGTTATATATAATTGAAAATGGATATCAAGGGGTTATAATGGCTCCAACAGAAATTTTAGCAGTTCAACATTTTTTATCAGTTAAAGATGATTTTAGAGATATTGGAATAGAAGTAGAGTTACTTACAGGAAGTGTTAAAGGAAAAAAAAGAGAGAAAATATTATCTAAGATAAAAGCTGAGGAAGTTTCTTTAGTTATAGGAACACATGCATTAATTGAAGACAATGTAGAATTTAAAAAGTTAGGATTAATAGTCATAGATGAACAGCATAGATTTGGAGTTGTTCAAAGAAAAAGATTAAGAGATAAAGGAATATTATCTAATTTATTAGTAATGAGTGCAACACCAATTCCAAGATCTTTAGCCCTAAGTATATATGGAGATTTGGATGTATCTGTAATAGACGAACTACCTCCAGGAAGGCAACCTATAAAAACTAAATGGATAAATAATGATGGAGATTTAGAGAAGGCCTATAGCTTTATTAGGAAAAAATTAGTTCAAGGAAGGCAAGCTTATTTTGTAGTGCCTTTAATAGAGGATAGCGATAAAATATCAGCTAAATCAGTGGAAGAATATAAAGTGGAAATTGAAAATAGATTTTCGAATTTTTCAATAGGAATTTTACATGGAAAAATGAAAAATGATGATAAGTATAATGTGATGAAGAAATTTAAGAATAGAGAAATAGATATATTATTATCAACAACAGTTGTAGAGGTAGGAATAAATGTTCCTAATGCAACAATAATTTCTATTATAAATTCAGAAAGATTTGGATTATCTTCTTTACATCAATTAAGAGGAAGAGTTGGAAGAGGGGAATATCAATCTTATTGTTTTTTGATTTCTAGAACAGAAAATGATAATTCTAAAGCGAGAATGAAAATAATGGAAAAAACAAATGATGGCTTTGAAATTGCAGAAGAAGATTTGAGAATTAGAAAATCTGGAGAAATATTTGGGATAAAACAATCAGGTTTAAGTGATTTAAAATTTATAGATATTACTCAAGATGTAAAAACTATAAAACAAGTTAAAGAAATTTGTGAAAACTATTTAGAGTTAACCCAAGGAAAGATTGAAAATCCTTATTTAAAAAAGGATATAGAAGAAAAATTTGTATAA